In Beggiatoa leptomitoformis, the genomic window CCACAATATGATGGTCGGTAAGTGGGATTTAGGTGAAGAACCTGAATATTACCCCAGTAAGCGGGGCATAGACCAAACCTTTGTGTTGTTACCCGGTGGTGATACTTACTTTTTATCCGATGCCCAAGGCAAATTAGTTACCACATTTGACGCAAATTACTACGCGAATTTAGGCTTAGAAAGCCCCTATAATCAAAATGGGGTAGAATTTAAAGACTTTCCACCAAATGCCTATGCAACAACGTATTACACCGATAAAACGCTAGAAATTTTAGATAGTCGGGATAAAAGTAAACCGTTTTATCTCAATTTATCTTACATCACACCACATGACCCCTACCAAGCGCCCGCAGATGTGACTGCAAAATATCTGGCTTATTATGAACGTGGTTGGGATGTTATTCGTGAAGAACGCTTTACCCGTCAAAAACAACTGGGCTTTTGGACGGATAATTTACAACTTCCCGCCCGCCCTGAGAATGTTCCTGCATGGGATAGTTTAACTGACGAACAAAAACGCTATGAAACCAAGCGGATGGCGATTTATGCGGCAATGTTAGACATATTAGACCAAAACATCGGGCGCGTTGTACAACACCTGAAAGATATTGGTGAATATGACAATACAGTGATTTTCGTCCATTCAGATAATGGGGGGGCATTTTCCGCAGCAGGTGGTCCTGCCTATAAAGCCTATGTTGCGAAGAATTTCGACAATAGTTATGAAAATATAGGGAATATCAAGTCCCTAATTGGTTCAAGTCCCGGGTGGGGAATGGTGATGAACACGCCGTTAAATCAATATAAACGTGATACATTTGATGGTGGTGTACGGACTGCCGCCTTTGTACATTACCCTCAAAGCAAGATTTCAGGGGTAAAATACAGCGGTTTAACCTCTGTCATGGATATTTCTGCCACGATTTTGGACATGGCAGGTGCGCAATATCCGTATGTTTATAAAGACCGTCCCAATACACCTATGCAAGGCATATCCATGGCGGGTTTATTTTCTGGACAAGTCGTTAGTGACCCCGAACGTTGGTTAGCATGGGAATTAGACAGCGCGAAGGGTGTGCGGAAAGGCAATTGGAAACTCTCGCAAAAATGGATACCTGAGCAAAATCGTTGGGATGAAAACTGGTATTTATTTAACCTTACTATTGACCCCTTTGAACGTAATAACCTCTCCACCAAAGAGCCTGAAAAATTTGCTGAATTGTTAAAAGTCTATCGGCAATATGCTGAACAAAACAGTGTGATTGAAATCAGTGGCAAAATTATCAATGGGGATTTAGGCGGTCTTATTAACAGCACTATTTTAAGTGATGCCCGTGTTACGGGGGGAACAGCGGTTAATTACCTCTACTTTAACCAAAAAACTACCCCAAAAACCACCGATTTAGTTGAGGTTGAAGCCAGCATTCAACCTGCAAAAGAACATATCGGTTTACCTGCTAATATTTTCGTCCAAGTAACCTATACCCCACCTGAAGGAACACCCGTAAAACTGATGTTTAAACAAGATGGCTCAGCCACTTTATGGGATGATACCTCTATTTTACCTTTCTTTAGCGTCAGTGCTTTAACCAAACGGGTACCTGTACCCATTTATCAAGGGGTACTGTCTTTACCTGGTAAAGTTGATATTCTCTTAGGTTATCAATTGTCTGATGGAACAATGGTGAAGAGTGAAAAACCGATTACTATTACAGTAGGTAGTTAATTCCTCTTTAATATTTCTTATGCCAACAAACCGTATTAGCTTTTACCACTAATACGGTTTCCTCAATTACTATGCGAATTCTTGTCAACTCTCTCCCTAAAAGTGGTACTCATTTACTCACAAAAACGATACAACTACTTGGTTATCAAGAGTATGCACTACATAAAAGTTATAGTCTCACCTTGCGGGAATGGTTGGGCATTCGCATTCCAAAATTATTGGTTTATCGCCAAGCCAAAAATGCCACAAAAAAACCCGCAGATACCCAAGTACATATTGATATTGGTGTATTTACGCCGTATCCCGTCAATCAACCCACACTTTGTTATTGGTTAAAAAGCATTCCAAACCAACATTATATTCAAGGACATATTCCCTACCACCCTGCCTTATCGCCTTTATTAAAATCGGTTGGTTATAAACATGTTGCCATCATTCGTGATCCACGCGCGGTATTGGCTTCTTTTTTACCCTTTGTACTATCTGCGCGACAAACGGACATGGGCGCGCATTTTTTAGAGGATGATTTTCAACCGCTCTCCTTTACAGAACGATTAGAATTTATCTTACAAGGGGGACATGCACCACAGGCAAATGTAACGATTCTACCCTTTACGCAGGTTTTTCATTCTATTACTGCTTGGCAGACAGACCCCAATTGTTTATTGGTGCGTTTTGAAGATTTAGTGGGCGAGCAAGGGGGCGGGGAAGCCAGTCAACAGCAGGCAACTGTAGAACGCATTGCTCAGCATTTAGAAATACCATTGACTTCTGAAGTCCGACGTAATTTACATCGTATTTATGATGCAAATTCACGTACTTTTCGTATCGGTAAAATTGACAGTTGGCGCGAAACCATACCCGCTGAAAATTTACAACGGGTTATAGAATATTGTGAACCTTTATGTAAAACAATTGGATATGTCACCTAAGTTTGGGATAGCAAAAGTCGCTGTTTTTCAGCTTTTAAATTCTGAAAGTTCGGATAATTCCAAAAGTTATAATTCAAACACGCTTTAAAACGGATAACATTGCTTAAAACAGTGGTATTCGTATGACTTTTGTGAATGGCGGATTCGTCTTTACCCCACGTCATAACGCTACGCATCCCCTTATTATTCACGATAGAATAAGTCACATTTTTTCTCTCAACTTGGATTTAAACTATTTATGTCGCTTACCACTACAACTGCAAAATCTGTTGCCCATGTGTTGATTGAAGCATTACCGTATATCAACCGCTATCAAGATAAAACCTTAGTGGTGAAATATGGCGGTAATGCAATGGTGGATGAAACGTTAAAACAAAGTTTTGCGCGTGACATTGTGTTATTAAAACGGGTTGGGATGAATCCTATTGTTGTACATGGTGGTGGTCCACAAATTGGAGATTTATTAAAACGCTTGGGAAAACAAAGCGAATTCTTTCAAGGAATGCGGATTACTGATAATGAAACGATGGATGTCGTCCAAATGGTTTTGGGTGGATTAGTGAATAAAGACATCGTGACGCTTATCAATCGTCAAGGGGGAAAGGCGGTTGGTTTAACGGGTAAAGATGCAGAATTAATTCACGCACGCAAACTCACTTTTACGCGCACCAATCCTGAAATGAATGCCCCTGAAATCATTGATATTGGTCATGTGGGGGAAGTTGCCAGTTTTGACACCGGTATTTTAACCCATTTAATTCATGGCGATTTTATCCCTGTTATTGCACCTATTGGAGTCGGCGATGATGGTCAATCCTATAATATTAATGCCGATTTAGTAGCGGGTAAATTAGCCGAAGTATTAGGGGCTGAAAACCTGATGTTATTAACCAATACAGCGGGTGTGTTAGATAAGGCAGGTAACGTATTAACAGGATTAGATTCTGCAACCGTACAAGGCTTGATTGAAGATGGCACGATTTCTGGCGGTATGTTGCCTAAAGTCCGTTGTGCCTTAGAAGCCGTACATGCAGGTGTTAAGACTGCACATATTGTTGATGGACGAGTAGAACATGCTGTATTACTAGAAATTTTTACCAATGAAGGTGTAGGAACACTCATTCGTGGTAAGGCGCGTTAAAGTCACATCCGAAGCGTAGAGACACGGCGAAGAAATTCGCCGTTACATTATTTTGTCTAGGTTATTCATAATGAAACAAGAACGTAAATACTTTGGCACGGATGGTATTCGAGGAACCGTAGGAGAGTATCCAATCACCCCTGATTTTGTGTTAAAACTGGGTTGGGCAGTTGGGCGAGTGTTAGCAAATGGTAAAGGGCGTAATAAAATCATTATTGGTAAAGACACCCGAATTTCTGGCTATATGTTTGAATCTGCACTAGAAGCGGGGCTATCGGCAGCGGGTATGGATGTGGGTTTATTAGGACCGATGCCAACCCCCGGTATTGCTTATTTAACACGCACTTTTCATGCACAAGCGGGTATTGTTATCAGTGCTTCACATAATCCTTTTCAAGATAATGGGATAAAATTTTTTTCCAGTCGTGGTACAAAATTACCTGATGATGTTGAACTTGCCATAGAAGCTGAATTAGATAAACCCATGCGTATGGCAACGGCGGATAAGTTTGGTAAAGCAGAACGGATTAATGATGCTCGAGGACGTTATATTGAATTTTGTAAGCGTACAATTTTATATGATACGGATTTAAAAGGGGTTAAGTTAATTGTTGATTGCGCACATGGGGCAACTTATAACATTGCACCAGCGGTTTTTGAAGAGTTAGGGGCAAGTGTTACCAGCATTGGCGTGCAACCCAATGGTTTAAATATTAACGAGGGGGTTGGTGCAACCCAGCCTCAAAAATTGCGGGAAATGGTATTAGAACGCCAAGCAGATTTAGGCATCGCCTTAGATGGTGATGGCGACCGCGTGATTATGGTTGACCATCGTGGCGAAATTGTTGATGGTGATGAATTATTATTTATTATTGCTAATGCACGTCATCAGGCAGGACAGTTACAAGGTGCGGTTGTTGGCACATTGATGAGTAATTTTGGTTTAGAAAAGGCTTTATTAGACAAGGGCATTAATTTTCATCGGGCTGCGGTTGGTGACCGTTATGTCTTAGAACTGTTGCAACAAGTTGGCGGTTGTTTGGGTGGGGAATCATCAGGGCATGTGATTTGTTTAGACCGCACAACAACGGGCGATGGCATTATTACCGCGTTGCAAGTATTGGAAATCAGTCGGCAAACAGGGTTAAGCGTGCATGAATTAAAGCAGGGAATGCAGAAATTACCGCAACTGATGATTAATATCCCCATCCAAAATGGTCCAAAAATATTACAATTGCCTATTGTAAAACAAGCATTACAGTCAGCAGAACAACAGTTAGCCCAACAAGGACGGGTTCTATTGCGTCCTTCGGGAACAGAACCGTTAATTCGTGTTATGGTAGAAGGTGCAGATTTACAACAGGTTAAAACCGTTGTAGAAGATTTGGCTGATGTTATTCGCGCACAGGTATAAGTTGCTTGGTTGTCTGAATCAGAATTAGCAGGATTAAAAATCATTACAGTTAGGGTTCTGAAAATTCTGCTTCAGACAAACTTTACAGTGCATTGAGTACAATAGAAGGCGTAAGTAATTGAGGTAAAACAATTGGCTCAGCGGCATTTGCTGCGTAATACAAATAAAGCGGAACGCCACTGCGTTGAAACTGGTTTAATAAAGCCGTGATTTCTGGATTTTCATTTGTCCAATCACCCTTTAAATAATAAATGTTCTTATTAACAAAGGCTTGTTGTACCGCTTGTGTGTTTAAGGCAACTTGTTCATTAACCAAACAAGTAATGCACCAATCAGCGGTTAAATTAACAAAAACGGCTTTGCCTTCAGCCCGTAATTGTGCCAATTTTTCCGCGCTGTACGCCAATGAGGCGGTTGTTTCTGGCGCGTTATGATTGCCCATAACGGGGTTTAAAAACGCACTACTTAATAAACCTAATGCAATTCCCCCCGCTAATAGGCTCAAACAAGCATGTAAAATGCGCCAGTTGTGTTTTACGTATGGATTGTGTCCCCAAACCCAAAGCGCGAATGCAAGCAATACTAAGCCGATTAATACAATCGCCATACCGTTGACGCTGGTTTGTCGCCCTAAAATCCATAATAACCAGACAACCGTTAAATAGAGTGGAAACGCCATAAACTGTTTAAACGTGTCCATCCACGCGCCTGCACGGGGTAAAAATCGCGCCCATTGTGGTAAAAAAGTTAGTAATAAAAACGGTAACGCCATGCCTAAACCCAAGGCGGAAAAAATAGCCAGTGCTGTCGTTGGGGATTGTAACAGCGCGAAACCAACCGCCGTTCCCATAAAGGGTGCGGAACAGGGGCTAGCGACAACAACCGCTAAAACACCTGTAAAAAATGAGCCACGATAACCGCGTTGTGTTGCGAGGGAATCACCAATTCCCATTAAACGCGTGCCAAAAGTCACAACGCCCGATAAACTCAACGCCATCGCAAAAAATAGGTAGGCTAATATAGCTACAAAAAGTGGGGATTGTAATTGAAATCCCCAGCCAATATGCGCCCCACCAGCCCGTAACCCTAATAAAATCCCTGCAATCAGTAAAAACGCACTAATCACCCCGCTGGTGTAAATGATGCCGTGTAAGCGTTGTTTACGCACGGATAAATAATGCGATTCGGCAAGGCTTACCGCTTTTAAAGCGAGGATAGGAAAAACACAGGGCATTAAATTAAGAATTAATCCTCCCAACAAGGCAAATAAGAGAATTAATAGCAGTGTGGTTTGTTCACCATTGCTTGGTTTTGCGGTGTTGTATGTTTGTCCTGCACGTTGGGCTTGGGTAAATGTGAGCGGGAGCGTGACAGGTGCTGGTGTTGCTACGAGTTGATAACTTTGTGTTTTATCTGCTTGGGTAACGACTAAAACGCCTGAGAGTTGGGCAGGGGGAGTGTTAAAAAAAGGGTGTTGCGGAATGCGTAAAAATAAATTATCGGCTTCCTGCATAAGCATTTGTGGCGCGGCGTTTTGAATCAAATCTTTATCGTTGGGAAAAAAGGCGATAGTTTGTAGATTATTCAACATATCCGTTTGAATTTGTATGATAAGTGCATTATCAGCAAAATTAAAACGGGCTTGCCATTCGACGGGAATGGGTAACGCGGCGCGAGTATTAGCAAAAGCAGTTTGCCAGCGTGCATCGGGTGTGGGTGTTGCTGTGCTGATAGGTAAGCTTAGGGTTAAATTTGCATCACCCGGTACACAGATAGTTTCACAGACTAACCAACGGGCTTTGGCTTGAATTGCTAATGTGGTGGCGGTGTATTGTGCGGGAATGGTGACTTGTGCAAGTAGATAATTTTCCGCGCTGTATCCAAAATTCATCAGATGTGCAAAAGGAATACGTTGTGGATATGCCCATTGGAATTCACCCACTTGTACGCCATCAGGTACTTGCCATTTAACACTGGGCGGCATCCCTGAATCACCCGAATTGCGCCAATAAGTATGCCAATTAACATCAGGTTGCAAACGTAAAGCCAGCCAAAAACTATCGCCCGCTTTTCCTGAAGTGACTTCAGCAATCAGTTCAACTTCAATATGTTCCCCTCTGATAGGGGTAGCAAAACTATTTGGCGTAATAAATAGTAATAATAACAGTAGCAAATAGCGAATTTTCATGCGTTATATCCAAACAGGGTTAAGACTGTTTGCATTTTGCCATAGATGATGAGTAAACAATAATGGAAGATTGGGAAGGGAATTCGTGATTTTCCCCCTTTAAGAAAAAGGGGGCTTCAGCAGAAAGGTGTTTAGAGTGGCTTATTTTTTAGGCGGTGGATAGCTATGTGAATCCCCCGCTGAAAGGATGCCAAAAAACATTTTTTCAGGAATTATTGGGTAATTATCATAATGATATAATAAGCATTTTTTCTGAATTTCTGGGTCAAGATGTTTAATTAAATCAGAAATATGTGGATGCACACCAGAGGGAAATGCACTTGTTTCGCAATCCATATAAATACGGTCGGCTTTGCGATAGTGCATTTCTAATTGTGGGGGAATCATAAATTGAATATCTGTCGGCATCAATACGTTATAGCCGCTAGAATGTTGTAGGCTAATGCCATAACTGGGCATTTCTTCTGAGCTGGAAAAAACGTGCATCGCAAACACGGGTGTCATCACCCATGAGTCTTCCCCAT contains:
- a CDS encoding arylsulfatase, coding for MGRLSIHFKKAVIGACTVSTLLCANPLQQAIADVLPRASTTGKPNFITIVLDDMGFSDLGSFGSEIPTPNLDQLANTGIILNNFYAAPTSTPSRAMLFTGKDYHQSGVGNMPTWVRPEQRDRQGHNLAGYEGLLPEYVLPFTEVLQNTGYHNMMVGKWDLGEEPEYYPSKRGIDQTFVLLPGGDTYFLSDAQGKLVTTFDANYYANLGLESPYNQNGVEFKDFPPNAYATTYYTDKTLEILDSRDKSKPFYLNLSYITPHDPYQAPADVTAKYLAYYERGWDVIREERFTRQKQLGFWTDNLQLPARPENVPAWDSLTDEQKRYETKRMAIYAAMLDILDQNIGRVVQHLKDIGEYDNTVIFVHSDNGGAFSAAGGPAYKAYVAKNFDNSYENIGNIKSLIGSSPGWGMVMNTPLNQYKRDTFDGGVRTAAFVHYPQSKISGVKYSGLTSVMDISATILDMAGAQYPYVYKDRPNTPMQGISMAGLFSGQVVSDPERWLAWELDSAKGVRKGNWKLSQKWIPEQNRWDENWYLFNLTIDPFERNNLSTKEPEKFAELLKVYRQYAEQNSVIEISGKIINGDLGGLINSTILSDARVTGGTAVNYLYFNQKTTPKTTDLVEVEASIQPAKEHIGLPANIFVQVTYTPPEGTPVKLMFKQDGSATLWDDTSILPFFSVSALTKRVPVPIYQGVLSLPGKVDILLGYQLSDGTMVKSEKPITITVGS
- a CDS encoding sulfotransferase domain-containing protein; this translates as MRILVNSLPKSGTHLLTKTIQLLGYQEYALHKSYSLTLREWLGIRIPKLLVYRQAKNATKKPADTQVHIDIGVFTPYPVNQPTLCYWLKSIPNQHYIQGHIPYHPALSPLLKSVGYKHVAIIRDPRAVLASFLPFVLSARQTDMGAHFLEDDFQPLSFTERLEFILQGGHAPQANVTILPFTQVFHSITAWQTDPNCLLVRFEDLVGEQGGGEASQQQATVERIAQHLEIPLTSEVRRNLHRIYDANSRTFRIGKIDSWRETIPAENLQRVIEYCEPLCKTIGYVT
- the argB gene encoding acetylglutamate kinase, whose product is MSLTTTTAKSVAHVLIEALPYINRYQDKTLVVKYGGNAMVDETLKQSFARDIVLLKRVGMNPIVVHGGGPQIGDLLKRLGKQSEFFQGMRITDNETMDVVQMVLGGLVNKDIVTLINRQGGKAVGLTGKDAELIHARKLTFTRTNPEMNAPEIIDIGHVGEVASFDTGILTHLIHGDFIPVIAPIGVGDDGQSYNINADLVAGKLAEVLGAENLMLLTNTAGVLDKAGNVLTGLDSATVQGLIEDGTISGGMLPKVRCALEAVHAGVKTAHIVDGRVEHAVLLEIFTNEGVGTLIRGKAR
- the glmM gene encoding phosphoglucosamine mutase, coding for MKQERKYFGTDGIRGTVGEYPITPDFVLKLGWAVGRVLANGKGRNKIIIGKDTRISGYMFESALEAGLSAAGMDVGLLGPMPTPGIAYLTRTFHAQAGIVISASHNPFQDNGIKFFSSRGTKLPDDVELAIEAELDKPMRMATADKFGKAERINDARGRYIEFCKRTILYDTDLKGVKLIVDCAHGATYNIAPAVFEELGASVTSIGVQPNGLNINEGVGATQPQKLREMVLERQADLGIALDGDGDRVIMVDHRGEIVDGDELLFIIANARHQAGQLQGAVVGTLMSNFGLEKALLDKGINFHRAAVGDRYVLELLQQVGGCLGGESSGHVICLDRTTTGDGIITALQVLEISRQTGLSVHELKQGMQKLPQLMINIPIQNGPKILQLPIVKQALQSAEQQLAQQGRVLLRPSGTEPLIRVMVEGADLQQVKTVVEDLADVIRAQV
- a CDS encoding protein-disulfide reductase DsbD family protein; translated protein: MKIRYLLLLLLLFITPNSFATPIRGEHIEVELIAEVTSGKAGDSFWLALRLQPDVNWHTYWRNSGDSGMPPSVKWQVPDGVQVGEFQWAYPQRIPFAHLMNFGYSAENYLLAQVTIPAQYTATTLAIQAKARWLVCETICVPGDANLTLSLPISTATPTPDARWQTAFANTRAALPIPVEWQARFNFADNALIIQIQTDMLNNLQTIAFFPNDKDLIQNAAPQMLMQEADNLFLRIPQHPFFNTPPAQLSGVLVVTQADKTQSYQLVATPAPVTLPLTFTQAQRAGQTYNTAKPSNGEQTTLLLILLFALLGGLILNLMPCVFPILALKAVSLAESHYLSVRKQRLHGIIYTSGVISAFLLIAGILLGLRAGGAHIGWGFQLQSPLFVAILAYLFFAMALSLSGVVTFGTRLMGIGDSLATQRGYRGSFFTGVLAVVVASPCSAPFMGTAVGFALLQSPTTALAIFSALGLGMALPFLLLTFLPQWARFLPRAGAWMDTFKQFMAFPLYLTVVWLLWILGRQTSVNGMAIVLIGLVLLAFALWVWGHNPYVKHNWRILHACLSLLAGGIALGLLSSAFLNPVMGNHNAPETTASLAYSAEKLAQLRAEGKAVFVNLTADWCITCLVNEQVALNTQAVQQAFVNKNIYYLKGDWTNENPEITALLNQFQRSGVPLYLYYAANAAEPIVLPQLLTPSIVLNAL